From Lycium ferocissimum isolate CSIRO_LF1 unplaced genomic scaffold, AGI_CSIRO_Lferr_CH_V1 ctg16489, whole genome shotgun sequence:
ATATTTagtgctttcttcttcttattttttacaTGCATGTTAGTTAGTAGAGGTTTTTTACGCCTAAATAGGATTAGTAAGGTAAGGCCTAGCCTCCTTACTTGTACTTTTTCTTTGCGTTTcacttttattatataaataaaaaattaacccTAGGCACCTCGCCTAGTTGatttgctttaaaaaataaaaaaataaaataaaaaaggagggAGTAAAACCATTTTAAATTTTGTCACATTAATTAACTAAACTATGTGAAACATCCCAGTAAATGATCGAAAGATCAAATTTCGGCGTCGGATTAAGACACGTCTCTAGCCATTTTGAAATttacatgtaaaaaaaaaaaaaagaaaaaaaaaagaaaaaaagagaaaagattaTCTAACTACTTTTATAACGTAAacgtttcttttattttttcttggttCCATTCAATTAAATGTCTTAATTCATTTGTGTTTTTATTTAAACACGAAAGTCAAGTTTTTACAAGGTACAATATTTTCCCTAACGTGAAACTTATCGGAGTAACACTACAGCAAGTGATACGTCATAACTGAGGTAGATAATCTGACCTTCtgttattttgtatattttgaataatttacACGCACTTCAGTTAATTTAAcatgacaaaaaataattttattacttTGTAATTGTAATGGGTTAAAGTTTCGTAACTATACTTGAAATTAAACCGCATGTGTTTAAGTGCCTGTTTGAATGGGCTTATAACTTGGCGTAATTCTAACTTATAATTTTCtgacttatttttattattttgacttaaaataagtgatttaaaacattctttttaattttactcAAACACTTCAAAAGTGCTTAAaactattttggcttaaaagtaTGCAAATCTTCTGAGCAGTGTCATTTGATATATgttaaaaagggggaaaaaaactGTTTTCACTTCAAAATATTCTAAAAATCACAATGCAACTGATTCTGGCAAAGTGGAATTCCTTTTATCAGCATAGCAGGTTTGTCTTCTCTACAGTCTTCAGTCAACATTTACCCAAACGTACTATTGTGTAGGTTACAGAAGCCACTGACAAAGATTATGTGCTGATTATTGGATACCCCCTTCTCACAAAATTAGTTACAACTGTCGtttggctaaaaaaaaataaaaaacacacAGCCACTATAAGAGAAACCATTCTGGGCTAAGCTTACTACCTTGTTTTAATATTCAAAGTTCAAGAATTGggaataaaagaaaataccaagttactattaGTCATGGAAAGAGCATTGGAATGGTTAAGGCCACTTGTTGATTCCAAGAATTGGGAATATTGTGTTGTTTGGAAGTTGGGTGATGACCCTTCAAGGTAATAAAAGTTTAAAGTCTTTTTACATTCTTGAAAATTGAAATGGTTGCAAATTTTGTCCATATGGTGTTTgagtgtatgtgtgtgtgttttgacTAATTAAGTGTTTATGGTGTATAGGTTTATAGAATGGATGGGATGTTGCTGTTGTGGAGCTAATGGAGTTGATTTCAAtgtgaagaaagaaaatggtgGAAAGCAGAAATTTACTACTCTGTGTAAAGATAGCCAAAAGCAGCACCCTATTAGAACAAAGGCTTGTGAGGCTTTGGCTCATTTTCCTCTTTCTATTTCCCTTTATGCAGGGTATGTTTTctattcttgatatatttgtACTTCCATTTCATTTATTGCTGGTTTATTTCAAGCTACATTACTATAAATGGCATTAATATAAAACTAACTTAAAGATATGTAAAAACAGGATTCAGGGAGAGGTTGTAACATCAAATGAACCAAAATGGATTAATCATGCTGAGATTTCCAATTCAAATTTGTCACATGTGAGTACAActctgatttttcttttcatttatttgtgCCTAAGAATAGAAAGTTGAAGTTTTACTGTACTCTCGAGATTACTTTAATAGATGTTTtaaattgaattcttcgactCTTTAGTACCCTTGGCAGGAACTAAAGGGTACCTTGGCGTTGATCCCAGTTGCTGGTGGACTGGTTGAGCTGTACAATTCAAAACTGGTAATAATGATTCTCTACTGGGTTTTATAGTTAATGTAAGATGTGAGTCTGATAAGGTTAGAGAAGTTGTTTGTTAAGTATATAATATTAGAACGGAGAAACAGATTCATATAGCCTACCCCAACTAATTTTGGGTTGATACGTGGTTAATTAATCGATTGGCTGTACAATATGCACCAAACTGAAAGTATAATTATTCATCTTACATTACTTGCTTTGAACAGATATATAAAGATCAAAAGACGATTGATTTCGTTATCAATCGCTTCAAACTTGGTTCAGGAGAAGCCAATAGTTCCACTGCAACGAAAGAAGATCAAGCTCATGATTCCTTTCCCTATGAGAAATTGAACTTTTGTGCTCCTCCCCTGCAATATACTACAAGTTTTCCTTCAAGTGCACCTCATATTTCTCAAGTATCTGAATTTAGTCCTAATCCTAGCATTCAAGGATCATCCACTGGTTCCATTCCTTCAAATGAACTTACCTTGTGTCATTCACCTTCTGACCATTTATCGAGAAATGTACCTTTAAGCCAATCTATTGAAGGTTATTTTGAGCACACAGAGCTTCAGTGCAGTGGAAACTTGTCAAGAATGGAAGGCACTGGTTGGAAGCAAGAAAACTATATGATTGCAGGAGATATCTTCGCAGTGGGCAAGAAAAGACAGAAAGGACCTTATCAGTCGAAGAATCTTGTCACGGAGAGAAAACGAAGGAACAGAATTAAAGATGGTCTTTTTTCTCTTCGAGCTCTAGTTCCCAACATCTCTAAGGTTGCTAA
This genomic window contains:
- the LOC132042597 gene encoding transcription factor bHLH90 isoform X3, with the protein product MERALEWLRPLVDSKNWEYCVVWKLGDDPSRFIEWMGCCCCGANGVDFNVKKENGGKQKFTTLCKDSQKQHPIRTKACEALAHFPLSISLYAGIQGEVVTSNEPKWINHAEISNSNLSHYPWQELKGTLALIPVAGGLVELYNSKLIYKDQKTIDFVINRFKLGSGEANSSTATKEDQAHDSFPYEKLNFCAPPLQYTTSFPSSAPHISQVSEFSPNPSIQGSSTGSIPSNELTLCHSPSDHLSRNVPLSQSIEGYFEHTELQCSGNLSRMEGTGWKQENYMIAGDIFAVGKKRQKGPYQSKNLVTERKRRNRIKDGLFSLRALVPNISKMDKVAILGDAIDYINELQEKVKLYEAEPNEIEAEITSNGTTEVVLSDMSEMSKVTGPTNEKKQISINTTERARIERQVEMNQIGAREFLLKVSGSHKPGGFTQLMEAMNYLGLDVVNVSFTTSGGEILCIFVAEANVDGVLDAQKEVLWTGTS
- the LOC132042597 gene encoding transcription factor bHLH90 isoform X1, which produces MERALEWLRPLVDSKNWEYCVVWKLGDDPSRFIEWMGCCCCGANGVDFNVKKENGGKQKFTTLCKDSQKQHPIRTKACEALAHFPLSISLYAGIQGEVVTSNEPKWINHAEISNSNLSHYPWQELKGTLALIPVAGGLVELYNSKLIYKDQKTIDFVINRFKLGSGEANSSTATKEDQAHDSFPYEKLNFCAPPLQYTTSFPSSAPHISQVSEFSPNPSIQGSSTGSIPSNELTLCHSPSDHLSRNVPLSQSIEGYFEHTELQCSGNLSRMEGTGWKQENYMIAGDIFAVGKKRQKGPYQSKNLVTERKRRNRIKDGLFSLRALVPNISKMDKVAILGDAIDYINELQEKVKLYEAEPNEIEAEITSNGTTEVVLSDMSEMSKVTGPTNEKKQISINTTERARIERQVEMNQIGAREFLLKVSGSHKPGGFTQLMEAMNYLGLDVVNVSFTTSGGEILCIFVAEANVDGVLDAQKVRSSLIELTS
- the LOC132042597 gene encoding transcription factor bHLH90 isoform X4, with product MQLILAKWNSFYQHSRFIEWMGCCCCGANGVDFNVKKENGGKQKFTTLCKDSQKQHPIRTKACEALAHFPLSISLYAGIQGEVVTSNEPKWINHAEISNSNLSHYPWQELKGTLALIPVAGGLVELYNSKLIYKDQKTIDFVINRFKLGSGEANSSTATKEDQAHDSFPYEKLNFCAPPLQYTTSFPSSAPHISQVSEFSPNPSIQGSSTGSIPSNELTLCHSPSDHLSRNVPLSQSIEGYFEHTELQCSGNLSRMEGTGWKQENYMIAGDIFAVGKKRQKGPYQSKNLVTERKRRNRIKDGLFSLRALVPNISKMDKVAILGDAIDYINELQEKVKLYEAEPNEIEAEITSNGTTEVVLSDMSEMSKVTGPTNEKKQISINTTERARIERQVEMNQIGAREFLLKVSGSHKPGGFTQLMEAMNYLGLDVVNVSFTTSGGEILCIFVAEANVDGVLDAQKVRSSLIELTS
- the LOC132042597 gene encoding transcription factor bHLH90 isoform X2; translation: MERALEWLRPLVDSKNWEYCVVWKLGDDPSRFIEWMGCCCCGANGVDFNVKKENGGKQKFTTLCKDSQKQHPIRTKACEALAHFPLSISLYAGIQGEVVTSNEPKWINHAEISNSNLSHYPWQELKGTLALIPVAGGLVELYNSKLIYKDQKTIDFVINRFKLGSGEANSSTATKEDQAHDSFPYEKLNFCAPPLQYTTSFPSSAPHISQVSEFSPNPSIQGSSTGSIPSNELTLCHSPSDHLSRNVPLSQSIEGYFEHTELQCSGNLSRMEGTGWKQENYMIAGDIFAVGKKRQKGPYQSKNLVTERKRRNRIKDGLFSLRALVPNISKMDKVAILGDAIDYINELQEKVKLYEAEPNEIEAEITSNGTTEVVLSDMSEMSKVTGPTNEKKQISINTTERARIEVEMNQIGAREFLLKVSGSHKPGGFTQLMEAMNYLGLDVVNVSFTTSGGEILCIFVAEANVDGVLDAQKVRSSLIELTS
- the LOC132042597 gene encoding transcription factor bHLH90 isoform X5, with the translated sequence MERALEWLRPLVDSKNWEYCVVWKLGDDPSRFIEWMGCCCCGANGVDFNVKKENGGKQKFTTLCKDSQKQHPIRTKACEALAHFPLSISLYAGIQGEVVTSNEPKWINHAEISNSNLSHYPWQELKGTLALIPVAGGLVELYNSKLIYKDQKTIDFVINRFKLGSGEANSSTATKEDQAHDSFPYEKLNFCAPPLQYTTSFPSSAPHISQVSEFSPNPSIQGSSTGSIPSNELTLCHSPSDHLSRNVPLSQSIEGYFEHTELQCSGNLSRMEGTGWKQENYMIAGDIFAVGKKRQKGPYQSKNLVTERKRRNRIKDGLFSLRALVPNISKMDKVAILGDAIDYINELQEKVKLYEAEPNEIEAEITSNGTTEVVLSDMSEMSKVTGPTNEKKQISINTTERARIEK